One genomic segment of Brevibacillus laterosporus LMG 15441 includes these proteins:
- a CDS encoding YkoP family protein, protein MNVAMLTLWGIWDKIYHCCRRLHYIQREQNIFRYTILPYSGEKLETKNGYVIQKGDLVIRLHIHNYLLAKRSKGIHSDVQIGLALVREVKRSLPQLANVVKSHPKEREIKGIVGTTLLFKGSGQLGFSISPVPDIWYFRFKRWYLTLLKIVMHPSGRKAPTSMEPLTRVYMAKEELLDRF, encoded by the coding sequence TTGAATGTAGCTATGCTCACCCTATGGGGAATATGGGATAAGATTTATCACTGCTGCAGAAGACTACATTATATTCAACGAGAACAGAATATCTTTCGCTATACGATCCTTCCATACAGTGGAGAAAAGCTGGAAACGAAAAACGGCTATGTCATTCAAAAGGGAGACCTGGTTATCCGGTTGCATATCCATAATTATTTGTTAGCTAAACGTAGCAAAGGAATACACAGTGATGTACAAATTGGATTAGCGTTAGTTCGTGAAGTCAAAAGGTCTTTGCCTCAATTAGCGAATGTGGTGAAGTCTCATCCAAAGGAGCGAGAGATTAAAGGTATTGTGGGTACAACATTGTTATTTAAAGGCAGTGGACAACTCGGATTTTCTATATCTCCTGTTCCAGACATTTGGTATTTTCGATTTAAACGCTGGTACCTCACTTTATTAAAAATAGTGATGCATCCAAGTGGAAGAAAGGCACCTACTTCAATGGAGCCACTAACACGTGTATATATGGCAAAGGAAGAATTACTCGACCGATTTTAA
- a CDS encoding DUF1540 domain-containing protein, whose product MPIVKCSVASCTYWGEGNNCIADAIMVDIDPHANKDYDAEFANEFGYDTEHRDYATTSRETCCHTFKPKA is encoded by the coding sequence ATGCCAATTGTAAAATGCAGTGTAGCAAGTTGTACGTACTGGGGAGAAGGAAACAATTGTATTGCTGATGCTATTATGGTGGACATTGATCCTCATGCAAACAAAGATTATGATGCTGAATTTGCAAACGAGTTCGGTTATGATACCGAGCACCGTGATTATGCAACAACTTCTCGAGAAACCTGTTGTCATACGTTCAAGCCAAAGGCGTAA
- a CDS encoding TerC family protein: MEITSNEIDTATAAHTRWGETMETNTLVALFHIFIIDVVLSGDNAVVIGMACRGLAPIDRKKAILYGTLGAIILRVLLTVVATWMLAIPLVKAVGGIMLLYISLKLLGGDEDTNEVQVSKSSGQAIKTIILADFIMSLDNVLAVGGAAGGDVILVVIGLALSIPLLMFGSNLIANLLDRYPILLYVGTGILAYTAAHMFLDDPFVHERIASHLAIPNQAIAGIIVIVVLLLGKWRSNRI; the protein is encoded by the coding sequence ATGGAGATAACCTCGAATGAAATTGACACTGCTACTGCTGCTCACACTAGATGGGGAGAAACCATGGAAACAAATACTCTAGTCGCTTTATTTCATATTTTTATTATCGATGTGGTTCTAAGTGGAGATAATGCTGTTGTTATCGGGATGGCCTGTCGTGGGCTTGCGCCGATTGATCGAAAGAAAGCAATTCTGTATGGTACGTTAGGTGCTATCATCTTGCGTGTATTACTTACGGTTGTAGCTACTTGGATGCTGGCTATTCCTCTGGTAAAAGCAGTGGGGGGAATTATGCTACTCTACATCTCGCTTAAATTGTTAGGAGGAGATGAGGACACTAACGAGGTACAAGTTAGCAAAAGTAGTGGACAGGCAATCAAAACGATTATTTTGGCCGATTTTATTATGAGCTTAGATAATGTATTAGCTGTAGGTGGTGCTGCCGGTGGCGATGTTATCTTGGTGGTGATCGGTCTTGCTCTGAGCATTCCCTTATTGATGTTTGGAAGCAATCTAATTGCTAATCTGCTGGATCGTTATCCCATCCTTTTATATGTTGGGACAGGTATTCTGGCTTATACAGCTGCTCATATGTTTTTGGATGACCCTTTTGTCCACGAGAGAATAGCCTCTCATCTTGCTATTCCCAATCAGGCTATTGCTGGTATTATTGTCATAGTCGTGTTATTGCTTGGAAAATGGCGTAGTAATCGAATATAG
- a CDS encoding sulfite exporter TauE/SafE family protein — protein sequence MGNDQKRRLRGEQKEARTAQSRRDKIDTKSYDTELAQDSWMRASLEPGATQTKGNVEYNPLTHTERYSGDQNQSAQAVAKSSQVNNNDSMSYRNDVSTETAAEIAEPYRPTRLRNGDNSSLREARQAEDKDGNLVQGSGIGMVGIGSSILSLFLLPYVLGPLGIVLGFLAYRREARSMGTWAMVIGALAFVGALLIYPYYSAR from the coding sequence ATGGGTAACGATCAGAAACGACGTTTACGTGGTGAGCAGAAGGAAGCGAGGACTGCTCAAAGCCGCAGAGACAAAATTGATACTAAGTCGTATGATACGGAGCTAGCTCAGGATTCATGGATGCGGGCTTCGCTGGAGCCAGGCGCTACCCAAACGAAGGGGAATGTTGAATATAATCCTTTGACACATACGGAGCGCTATTCAGGCGATCAAAATCAATCTGCACAAGCGGTGGCGAAATCTTCTCAGGTCAATAATAATGATTCCATGTCGTATCGAAATGATGTCTCAACAGAAACAGCTGCGGAAATCGCCGAGCCATACCGTCCGACACGGTTACGCAATGGCGATAATTCTAGCTTGCGAGAAGCAAGACAAGCTGAAGATAAGGATGGCAATTTAGTCCAAGGTAGCGGAATAGGAATGGTAGGAATAGGCTCATCCATCTTGTCCTTATTCCTGCTACCTTATGTTCTAGGCCCTCTGGGAATTGTGCTGGGATTCCTAGCTTATCGTCGTGAGGCAAGATCAATGGGGACGTGGGCAATGGTTATCGGAGCTCTTGCCTTTGTAGGAGCACTTTTAATTTATCCGTATTACTCTGCCCGGTAG
- a CDS encoding DUF4183 domain-containing protein, with the protein MEIYDSRRKCKNKTYYKQRKRCKTAVCVTCRPSKVVICYPQCGPTGPQGVTGPQGVTGPQGVTGPQGVTGPQGATGPQGVTGTQGITGPQGTTGPQGITGPQGITGPQGITGPQGITGPQGITGPQGVTGPQGITGPQGITGPQGVTGPQGITGPQGTTGPQGITGPQGTTGPQGITGPQGITGPQGVTGPQGITGPQGITGPQGITGPTGPQGPTGSINSISIFPTVNRYFFTASSDIELTTPTVILATQFTNDLGNLSTEFIGLGQNSYNNLYINGILQEGSLYVVNPNALIIYSKGGTIFLGSPIIVEIVHFTVQVIL; encoded by the coding sequence TTGGAAATCTATGATTCAAGAAGAAAATGTAAAAATAAAACTTATTATAAGCAAAGAAAAAGATGTAAGACAGCTGTCTGTGTAACTTGTCGCCCTTCTAAAGTAGTTATATGTTATCCTCAGTGCGGACCTACCGGACCTCAAGGCGTTACCGGACCTCAAGGCGTTACTGGACCCCAAGGCGTTACCGGACCTCAAGGCGTTACTGGACCCCAAGGCGCTACCGGACCTCAAGGCGTTACTGGAACTCAGGGGATTACTGGACCTCAAGGGACTACTGGACCCCAGGGGATTACTGGACCTCAAGGCATCACTGGACCCCAAGGCATCACTGGACCTCAAGGCATCACCGGACCTCAAGGCATCACCGGACCTCAAGGCGTTACTGGACCCCAAGGCATCACTGGACCTCAAGGCATCACTGGACCTCAGGGCGTTACTGGACCTCAAGGCATTACTGGACCTCAAGGGACTACTGGACCTCAGGGGATCACTGGACCTCAGGGGACTACTGGACCTCAAGGCATCACTGGACCTCAAGGTATCACCGGACCTCAAGGCGTTACTGGACCCCAAGGCATCACCGGACCCCAAGGCATTACCGGACCTCAAGGCATCACTGGACCTACAGGACCCCAGGGACCTACCGGATCCATCAATTCCATTAGTATTTTCCCAACTGTTAATCGATACTTTTTTACCGCCAGCTCAGATATCGAACTAACTACTCCTACAGTTATTCTCGCTACTCAATTTACTAATGATTTAGGTAACTTGAGTACAGAATTTATTGGACTCGGGCAAAATAGCTATAACAATTTATACATCAACGGGATATTGCAGGAAGGCAGTCTATATGTAGTAAATCCAAATGCTCTTATTATCTATTCAAAAGGAGGTACGATTTTTTTAGGAAGTCCAATCATTGTAGAAATTGTTCATTTTACGGTTCAGGTAATTCTCTAA
- a CDS encoding alpha/beta-type small acid-soluble spore protein gives MPNNNGSSNNLLVPQANLALDQLKYEIASEFGVQLGPDTTSRQNGSVGGEITKRLVSFAEQQLAGR, from the coding sequence ATGCCAAACAACAACGGATCTAGCAACAACCTTCTGGTACCTCAAGCAAACCTAGCTCTTGACCAATTGAAATACGAAATCGCTTCTGAATTTGGTGTTCAACTTGGCCCAGACACAACTTCTCGTCAAAACGGTTCTGTCGGTGGAGAGATCACAAAACGTCTTGTAAGCTTTGCTGAGCAACAATTAGCTGGACGTTAA
- the thiI gene encoding tRNA uracil 4-sulfurtransferase ThiI, whose protein sequence is MNYDVILIRYGELALKGRNRDQFEDTLMRNVRNVLEVHPSVEVYRRYGRMYVQLNGENPYEVMEKLQAVFGITSISPTIQVEQTEEAIKEGTLRLVQSLTPAPRTFRVDTRRADKRYPMPSMDVNRMVGTHLLRNIEGLKVDLHQPEASVKIEIRTEGTFISSETLPCAGGLPVGASGKVLLLLSGGIDSPVAGWMTMKRGVRLEAIHFHSYPYTSERALEKVKDLAQKLTKWGGSVRLHTVPFTVIQEAIREHCPEEYNITIMRRFMMRIAEKVAQKRKALALATGESLGQVASQTLESMYTINHVVKIPILRPLVAMDKSEITDIARNIDTFDLSILPYEDCCTIFTPKNPATRPRVELAERYEQKLDVEALVNDAVARTELEEITAKPRDVVTDLF, encoded by the coding sequence ATGAACTATGATGTAATTTTGATTCGCTATGGCGAATTAGCACTAAAAGGACGTAATCGAGATCAATTTGAAGATACGCTGATGAGAAATGTCCGAAATGTACTGGAGGTTCACCCATCCGTTGAGGTATATCGACGGTACGGGCGGATGTATGTCCAATTGAATGGAGAGAATCCCTACGAGGTAATGGAGAAGTTACAAGCAGTGTTTGGAATTACCTCCATTAGCCCAACGATTCAGGTTGAACAAACCGAAGAAGCTATTAAAGAAGGAACGCTTCGCTTGGTTCAGTCTCTGACCCCTGCTCCGCGTACCTTCCGTGTAGACACGCGTAGAGCTGATAAACGTTACCCAATGCCTTCGATGGATGTTAATCGAATGGTAGGGACTCATCTCCTACGAAATATCGAAGGACTCAAAGTAGACCTTCATCAGCCAGAAGCTTCTGTTAAGATTGAGATACGTACGGAAGGTACCTTTATAAGTAGTGAAACGCTACCATGTGCTGGAGGATTACCTGTAGGCGCTAGTGGAAAGGTCTTGCTTCTATTATCAGGTGGCATTGATAGCCCTGTCGCTGGCTGGATGACGATGAAGCGTGGTGTAAGATTAGAAGCTATTCATTTTCACAGTTATCCGTACACTAGCGAACGAGCTTTGGAAAAAGTGAAGGACTTAGCGCAAAAACTGACTAAATGGGGTGGCTCCGTCCGCTTGCATACGGTACCGTTCACAGTCATTCAAGAAGCAATCCGTGAACATTGCCCAGAGGAGTATAACATTACAATTATGCGCCGTTTTATGATGCGTATTGCTGAAAAAGTTGCGCAAAAACGAAAGGCTCTAGCACTTGCTACAGGGGAAAGCTTGGGACAAGTAGCTTCACAGACTCTAGAGAGCATGTATACGATTAATCATGTGGTCAAAATCCCGATCCTACGTCCGTTGGTTGCAATGGATAAGTCAGAGATTACGGATATTGCTCGTAACATTGACACGTTTGATCTCTCTATTTTGCCATATGAGGATTGTTGCACGATTTTTACACCTAAGAACCCTGCTACTCGTCCCCGAGTAGAGCTAGCGGAAAGATATGAGCAGAAGCTTGATGTTGAAGCATTAGTAAATGACGCTGTTGCGCGTACAGAATTAGAAGAAATTACAGCAAAACCACGTGATGTTGTAACTGATTTATTTTAA
- a CDS encoding sensor histidine kinase, whose product MVDVTLLTYEQISKFLVTLVPTITDKWLDELEDLFHPYRVTLPRKLAEKPCYLISLLLMRDAYEEDIRESSYEIGNWFWSEKLPLSLALKTFQILYHVYMGEIQANMRLHFISSQELSFMEKRLKILIDEALYQAVQNYEDLVQNELSEKEETISYLHNDKLEMLDKIAANMAHELRNPLCAIEGFLKLILESTDGNHVLENYVRVVLHEFDSFHRQITGFLSFCKKPILDETYKKVSLTDLLHEVEILLTPRLHAENVTLLMRIEACDLYCYKEGLSQVLIHLLNNAIDAVSSNAYKHVQISTYRHTDSLTIMVENNGDEIPQDLVEKLFQPFFSTKDDNTGIGLSICKNIIEKHNGSIYCESNRTSTRFFIRLPM is encoded by the coding sequence ATGGTCGATGTTACATTGCTCACATATGAGCAAATTTCCAAATTTTTAGTAACGCTAGTACCTACAATTACGGATAAATGGTTAGATGAGTTAGAGGATCTCTTTCATCCCTATCGGGTAACATTGCCTAGAAAATTGGCTGAGAAACCTTGCTACCTAATCTCACTTTTACTTATGCGTGATGCTTATGAAGAAGACATCCGGGAATCCTCTTATGAAATAGGCAACTGGTTTTGGTCTGAAAAGCTTCCGTTGTCCTTAGCCTTAAAAACATTTCAAATACTCTATCATGTATATATGGGTGAAATCCAAGCAAATATGAGACTCCATTTCATCTCTTCTCAAGAGCTCTCCTTCATGGAAAAAAGATTAAAGATATTGATTGATGAAGCCTTATACCAAGCTGTGCAAAACTATGAGGATTTGGTACAAAATGAATTAAGTGAAAAGGAAGAAACCATTTCTTATTTACATAATGATAAATTAGAAATGCTTGATAAGATTGCAGCTAATATGGCTCACGAGTTAAGAAACCCACTTTGTGCTATAGAAGGCTTTCTTAAATTAATTTTAGAAAGCACAGATGGAAACCATGTTTTGGAGAATTATGTACGGGTCGTCTTACATGAATTTGACAGCTTTCATCGGCAAATTACTGGCTTTCTAAGCTTTTGCAAGAAACCTATATTAGATGAAACATATAAAAAGGTTTCATTGACTGATTTACTTCATGAAGTGGAAATACTGTTAACACCCCGTTTGCATGCTGAGAATGTTACATTACTTATGCGTATAGAGGCTTGTGATTTATACTGCTACAAGGAAGGTTTGTCTCAGGTACTTATTCACTTATTAAACAATGCTATTGATGCCGTTAGTTCAAACGCGTACAAGCATGTACAGATATCTACATACAGACATACAGATAGTCTTACTATCATGGTCGAAAACAATGGAGACGAAATACCTCAGGATCTTGTAGAGAAGCTTTTCCAACCCTTCTTTTCCACTAAAGACGATAACACTGGTATCGGATTATCGATCTGCAAAAACATTATTGAAAAACATAATGGCAGTATTTATTGTGAATCGAATCGCACATCTACACGTTTTTTTATTCGCTTACCTATGTAA
- the dapF gene encoding diaminopimelate epimerase — protein sequence MRFTKMHGIGNDYVYVNCFEESLTNVDLPELSRRVSQQHFGIGADGLILIMPSTIADFRMRVFNNDGSEARNCGNGLRCVSKYVFDHGLTKETSFTIETNGGIVTPVVHIGADGKVEKVTVDMGKPRLLRGQIPMTGDPDTKAIGEQVQINGRTLTFTAVSMGNPHVVILTDKISEEEVTTYGPLLEKHALFPERANIEFISVNTPSDITFRVWERGSGVTLACGTGACAALVAAVLEGKAERMATIHLLGGDLQIEWREADQHVYMTGAAAEVFAGEYFGALPLLDQ from the coding sequence ATGAGGTTTACGAAAATGCATGGGATAGGCAACGATTACGTATATGTCAATTGTTTTGAAGAGTCTCTCACGAATGTGGATTTGCCGGAACTTTCAAGAAGAGTAAGCCAGCAACACTTCGGAATCGGGGCAGACGGTTTAATTTTGATTATGCCTTCAACAATAGCAGATTTTCGGATGAGAGTATTTAATAACGATGGTAGCGAGGCCCGCAATTGTGGTAACGGACTACGTTGCGTGAGTAAGTATGTTTTTGACCATGGTTTAACCAAGGAGACATCCTTTACCATTGAAACAAATGGGGGCATTGTTACACCGGTTGTACATATAGGTGCGGATGGGAAAGTAGAGAAGGTGACAGTTGATATGGGAAAACCACGTTTATTGCGCGGACAAATCCCTATGACGGGGGACCCCGATACGAAAGCGATTGGTGAACAGGTGCAAATCAACGGGCGGACCTTGACTTTCACAGCAGTTTCTATGGGGAATCCTCATGTAGTGATTCTTACGGATAAAATCTCCGAAGAAGAAGTAACAACCTATGGTCCATTACTAGAAAAACATGCTTTATTTCCTGAAAGAGCGAACATTGAATTTATTTCCGTAAATACACCTTCTGATATTACCTTTCGTGTATGGGAGCGGGGCTCTGGTGTAACACTTGCTTGCGGAACGGGAGCATGTGCTGCATTAGTAGCCGCTGTTTTAGAAGGAAAAGCAGAGCGAATGGCCACGATACATTTACTGGGAGGCGATTTGCAGATAGAATGGCGTGAGGCTGATCAGCATGTTTATATGACAGGTGCAGCCGCCGAGGTATTTGCAGGTGAGTATTTTGGAGCATTGCCGTTACTAGATCAATAG
- a CDS encoding SDR family NAD(P)-dependent oxidoreductase, with the protein MSKPVVIVTGGTGGLGMALAKEYIREGYHVVITSRDHTKLKRVQREWNRPPMLHIYKLDLSDNEAVRAFSAWIKIRFGRCDILINNAGSALFKPFLDHSLEEIHQTIESNLMGTLYMTRAFLPMMLAQSEARIVNIASLAGRVASAKTAVYAATKAAVIRFSESLRHELAATHISVTCALPGPIDTPFLMYADNTGTYKQKVSGYLLSPEKTAKAIMKATKQKRFEVALPKRLHLLSLIYPLLPDFIMKRVAPLLNRK; encoded by the coding sequence ATGAGTAAACCAGTAGTAATTGTTACAGGCGGTACCGGTGGACTTGGGATGGCACTTGCCAAGGAGTACATTCGTGAGGGTTACCATGTGGTTATTACAAGCAGAGATCACACGAAACTAAAAAGAGTCCAGCGTGAATGGAACCGTCCCCCAATGCTTCACATCTATAAACTAGACCTGTCCGATAATGAAGCAGTAAGAGCCTTTTCTGCTTGGATAAAGATTCGCTTTGGCCGTTGCGATATTCTCATCAATAATGCAGGCTCTGCTTTATTTAAGCCCTTTTTAGATCATTCACTGGAAGAGATTCACCAGACCATTGAATCAAATTTAATGGGCACATTATATATGACTCGTGCTTTCCTGCCTATGATGCTCGCTCAATCAGAAGCTAGGATTGTGAATATTGCTTCTCTAGCAGGTCGTGTTGCTTCTGCTAAAACGGCTGTATATGCTGCAACAAAAGCCGCTGTTATAAGATTCAGCGAGTCACTTCGACATGAGCTAGCTGCTACACACATCTCAGTTACCTGTGCCTTACCTGGTCCGATTGATACGCCATTTCTCATGTATGCAGACAATACAGGCACATATAAACAAAAAGTAAGTGGTTACCTGCTATCTCCCGAAAAAACGGCAAAAGCTATAATGAAAGCAACAAAACAGAAACGCTTTGAGGTAGCCCTACCAAAGCGTCTCCATCTACTGTCGCTCATTTATCCTTTATTACCAGATTTTATTATGAAACGAGTCGCACCCTTGCTGAATCGCAAATAA
- a CDS encoding 5' nucleotidase, NT5C type: MTNNKSLKIGIDIDGTVTDPSSIVPFLNRSFGKNLTLQDCFEYNLANVYGITDEEFTTWLLQNSQEVYSHSLLHGNASEILQNWHFTHELIYISARALEDMQVTKAWFAKHHIPYHHIDLVGSHDKVRAAKAWGIDLFMEDRLENALQLSSELNIPVLLFDTPYNQGELPSLVHRITNWNEAESFIRRLEVEHVLTLVEKQAL; this comes from the coding sequence ATGACAAACAACAAATCACTAAAAATTGGTATTGATATTGACGGTACAGTTACCGATCCTAGCAGTATTGTCCCTTTTTTGAATCGATCCTTTGGCAAAAATTTAACACTACAAGATTGCTTTGAATATAATTTAGCGAATGTATATGGAATCACAGATGAAGAGTTTACTACCTGGCTTTTACAAAATAGCCAAGAGGTCTACTCCCACTCTCTTCTACATGGCAACGCCTCCGAAATTTTGCAAAACTGGCACTTCACTCATGAACTTATTTATATCAGTGCCAGAGCTTTAGAGGATATGCAGGTAACCAAAGCTTGGTTTGCTAAACATCATATCCCTTATCATCATATAGATTTGGTTGGCAGTCATGATAAAGTTCGTGCCGCGAAAGCATGGGGCATTGATCTATTTATGGAGGATCGATTAGAAAATGCCTTACAATTATCCAGTGAACTGAACATCCCTGTTCTATTGTTTGACACACCGTATAACCAAGGTGAGCTTCCGTCCTTAGTCCATCGCATTACGAACTGGAATGAAGCGGAATCCTTTATTAGACGTCTGGAAGTGGAGCATGTCCTGACTTTAGTAGAGAAACAAGCCCTGTAG
- a CDS encoding cysteine desulfurase family protein: protein MIYLDNSATTQPHPQVIDTMKRTMEAYYGNPSSLHRLGVEAENVLKQARQIAAHALQKKPTEIFFTSGGTESNNTAIKGVAMRYRERGRHIITSQIEHASVLDVCKQLEEFGYDVTYLPVNKEGRVSLEDVKQAMRPDTILVSIMHVNNELGTIQPINQIGTYLKLFPKVIFHVDAVQSFGKVPLRINEWGVDLLSLSAHKFHGPRGVGILVKRENMLIEPLLKGGGQESGLRSGTENIPGIAGMAKAMRLIEETATQDMSRLKEMQQRLREGIQQIPGCIINSPETEAAPHIINISVLGMKAEVLLHALEAEGFCVSTRSACSAKSDEPSPVLVATGMSREQAKSSLRISLGKQNTMDDVEKFLVALQTCKNRILPYTKV from the coding sequence GTGATTTACCTGGATAACAGTGCCACGACCCAACCCCATCCGCAGGTGATTGACACCATGAAGCGGACTATGGAAGCATATTATGGGAATCCTTCTTCCTTGCATCGTTTGGGAGTAGAGGCAGAGAATGTTTTAAAACAGGCTCGTCAAATTGCTGCCCACGCTTTGCAAAAGAAACCAACAGAGATTTTCTTCACTTCCGGTGGCACGGAAAGTAACAATACAGCCATTAAAGGTGTAGCCATGCGTTATCGTGAGCGTGGTCGCCATATTATTACAAGCCAAATAGAGCATGCCTCTGTTTTGGATGTTTGTAAACAGCTAGAGGAATTTGGCTACGATGTAACTTATCTTCCTGTTAATAAGGAAGGGAGAGTCTCCCTAGAAGATGTGAAACAGGCTATGCGCCCCGATACGATTCTTGTATCTATTATGCATGTCAATAATGAGTTAGGGACTATCCAACCGATTAATCAGATTGGTACATATCTGAAGCTGTTTCCTAAGGTTATCTTTCATGTCGATGCAGTACAAAGCTTTGGAAAGGTACCCCTTCGTATAAATGAGTGGGGAGTTGATTTGCTAAGCTTATCTGCTCACAAATTTCACGGTCCTCGTGGTGTTGGTATTCTTGTAAAACGTGAGAATATGCTGATTGAGCCTTTATTAAAAGGTGGAGGTCAGGAAAGTGGACTGCGTTCCGGTACGGAAAACATCCCCGGAATTGCAGGAATGGCAAAAGCCATGCGTTTAATCGAAGAGACTGCTACACAGGATATGTCAAGGCTAAAAGAGATGCAGCAACGTTTAAGAGAAGGAATTCAACAGATTCCTGGATGTATAATTAATTCTCCTGAAACAGAAGCGGCACCTCATATCATAAATATTTCCGTGCTAGGGATGAAAGCCGAGGTTTTGTTACATGCCCTAGAAGCGGAAGGATTCTGTGTGTCTACTCGCTCCGCTTGCTCAGCTAAGTCTGATGAGCCAAGTCCAGTATTGGTAGCAACAGGAATGAGTCGCGAACAGGCCAAATCTTCTTTGCGAATAAGCCTAGGTAAACAAAATACCATGGATGACGTGGAGAAATTTTTAGTAGCGCTGCAAACATGCAAAAATCGCATTTTACCATATACAAAAGTGTAG
- a CDS encoding DUF84 family protein: protein MYKTLALGSQNQAKQKAIFLATDIQPQCVSVPSGVAEQPLSEDETIRGAITRAKLALEAVPNAEIGFGLEGGLTFDAIYTKQWYLISICAAWNGETLHIGKGLSFPIPNQIGEDMKRSGRELREVIDRLSGTSNSNHKEGAYGLFTNGKITRAHVFKEAVIAALTPFESVLYR, encoded by the coding sequence TTGTATAAAACGCTTGCTTTAGGAAGTCAGAATCAGGCTAAACAGAAAGCCATCTTTTTAGCTACTGATATTCAGCCTCAGTGTGTAAGTGTGCCTTCTGGGGTAGCTGAGCAGCCTTTATCTGAGGATGAAACGATTAGAGGGGCCATTACGCGGGCCAAGCTAGCCCTTGAGGCTGTCCCTAATGCTGAGATAGGCTTCGGACTAGAGGGTGGTCTGACCTTTGATGCTATCTATACGAAACAGTGGTATCTCATCTCTATCTGTGCCGCTTGGAATGGGGAGACCTTACATATTGGGAAAGGACTTTCTTTTCCCATCCCTAATCAAATTGGAGAAGATATGAAAAGATCGGGTAGGGAATTACGCGAAGTGATTGATAGGTTATCAGGAACTAGTAATAGTAATCACAAAGAGGGAGCATACGGCCTTTTTACAAATGGTAAAATTACTCGCGCTCATGTTTTTAAAGAAGCGGTAATCGCCGCTCTTACACCATTTGAGTCCGTTTTGTATCGCTGA
- a CDS encoding DUF4183 domain-containing protein: protein MAITKPFIAGRRFASTAGAGTGTGATFSIASTVFTNDAGAAATAFPASFSYYNLYINAVLQTADTSSVTSTAITIPGGDALDPGTPIIVEFVVT from the coding sequence ATGGCGATTACAAAACCTTTTATTGCCGGTAGAAGATTTGCGTCTACTGCAGGAGCTGGAACAGGTACAGGCGCTACATTTTCAATTGCATCAACAGTTTTCACTAATGACGCTGGTGCGGCCGCGACAGCATTTCCAGCATCATTTTCCTACTACAATCTTTATATAAATGCCGTACTTCAAACAGCCGATACTTCTTCTGTCACGTCGACAGCAATCACAATTCCTGGTGGAGATGCGCTCGATCCAGGTACACCAATCATTGTTGAATTTGTAGTTACGTAA
- a CDS encoding DUF4183 domain-containing protein: MAITKPFVTSKRFVSTAGAGTGTGAAFAIAATAFTDDTNAAATAFPSFTYYNLYINGVLQLANASTASTTTLGIPGGDTLDPGVPIIVVFVIT; encoded by the coding sequence ATGGCAATTACCAAACCCTTTGTTACATCGAAAAGATTTGTGTCCACAGCAGGAGCTGGTACAGGAACAGGTGCGGCATTTGCAATTGCAGCTACAGCTTTTACAGATGATACTAATGCAGCGGCTACAGCATTCCCGTCATTTACCTATTACAATCTCTATATTAACGGTGTGCTTCAGTTAGCTAATGCCTCGACTGCTAGCACAACTACACTTGGTATTCCAGGAGGAGACACACTTGACCCCGGGGTACCAATTATCGTTGTTTTTGTTATAACCTAG